The following are from one region of the Actinoplanes sp. L3-i22 genome:
- a CDS encoding SCP2 sterol-binding domain-containing protein yields the protein MATVDECRKALHDLAAKLAANAEARGKLDLDRTLACRVTDLATAFHGRIAGGLLVDIADGDDPKAKIALIAASDDLIALIAGRLDITRAIAGRQITVKANPFDLLKLRKLL from the coding sequence GTGGCCACGGTGGACGAGTGCCGCAAAGCGTTGCACGACCTGGCCGCGAAACTCGCGGCGAACGCGGAGGCGCGCGGCAAACTCGACCTGGACCGGACTCTCGCCTGCCGGGTCACCGACCTGGCGACGGCGTTCCACGGCCGGATCGCCGGCGGCCTGCTCGTCGACATCGCCGACGGCGACGACCCGAAGGCGAAGATCGCGCTGATCGCCGCCAGCGACGACCTGATCGCGCTGATCGCCGGCCGGCTGGACATCACCCGCGCGATCGCCGGCCGCCAGATCACCGTCAAGGCGAACCCGTTCGACCTGCTCAAGCTCCGTAAGCTCCTCTGA
- a CDS encoding methyl-accepting chemotaxis protein, with product MTSLTLPRGARLSDASWQARHRIISRLLWFHVPVFLVVGMLGPRPRWEVVLLTVAVAGWAALIPVLPSAKAQASHTSVGLIACTFVAIELSGGSMTAHIHLYAILIYVALYQMWAPLISAVVVVVVHHGVLGLLAPERVFGMHHMGVGAAIEQVAVHAGLAAVEVVGIVIFWHFAEQAERENEQLAKEAAEAREATERAEREAGERAADDLRARSAESAEQARRITSDVASISVQAHAAISAVAAVDRELAALAASVQDIAARSASAATTAADGKDAAASAGEKVRALERSVGEIADVNAIIASLADQTNLLALNATIEAARAGEIGKGFAVVASEVKDLARETADSVERVNKVITAIVAETDDVAQTFAQTTGAVDGIHELQLNIASAVEEQAAVLGEVTKQLSTATASADQVLAGLEELAASSSGG from the coding sequence GTGACTTCTCTTACGCTGCCGCGGGGTGCACGACTCTCCGACGCGTCGTGGCAGGCCCGGCACCGGATCATCAGCCGACTGCTCTGGTTCCACGTGCCGGTGTTCCTGGTGGTGGGCATGCTCGGGCCGCGGCCGCGCTGGGAGGTCGTGCTGCTCACCGTGGCGGTCGCCGGCTGGGCGGCGCTGATCCCGGTGCTGCCCTCGGCCAAGGCGCAGGCCTCGCACACCAGCGTCGGCCTGATCGCCTGCACGTTCGTGGCGATCGAGCTGTCCGGCGGATCGATGACCGCGCACATCCACCTGTACGCGATCCTGATCTACGTCGCGCTCTACCAGATGTGGGCGCCGTTGATCTCCGCGGTCGTGGTCGTGGTGGTGCACCACGGGGTGCTCGGGCTGCTCGCGCCGGAGCGGGTGTTCGGCATGCACCACATGGGCGTCGGCGCCGCGATCGAGCAGGTGGCGGTGCACGCCGGGCTGGCCGCCGTCGAGGTGGTCGGCATCGTGATCTTCTGGCACTTCGCGGAGCAGGCCGAACGGGAGAACGAGCAGCTCGCCAAGGAGGCCGCGGAGGCCCGGGAGGCGACCGAACGGGCCGAGCGGGAGGCCGGTGAGCGGGCCGCCGACGACCTGCGGGCGCGGTCCGCGGAGTCCGCCGAGCAGGCCCGCCGGATCACCTCGGACGTGGCGTCGATCAGCGTGCAGGCGCACGCCGCGATCTCCGCGGTCGCGGCGGTGGACCGGGAACTCGCCGCGCTGGCCGCCTCGGTTCAGGACATCGCGGCCCGGTCGGCGTCCGCGGCGACCACGGCCGCCGACGGCAAGGACGCGGCGGCGTCCGCCGGGGAGAAGGTACGGGCGCTGGAACGCTCGGTCGGCGAGATCGCCGACGTGAACGCGATCATCGCGTCGCTGGCCGACCAGACGAATCTGCTCGCGCTGAACGCGACCATCGAGGCGGCCCGGGCCGGGGAGATCGGCAAGGGGTTCGCGGTGGTCGCGAGCGAGGTCAAGGACCTGGCCCGGGAGACCGCGGACTCGGTGGAGCGGGTCAACAAGGTGATCACCGCGATCGTGGCGGAGACCGATGACGTGGCGCAGACGTTCGCGCAGACGACCGGGGCGGTGGACGGGATCCACGAGCTGCAGCTGAACATCGCGTCGGCGGTGGAGGAGCAGGCGGCGGTGCTCGGGGAGGTGACCAAGCAGCTGTCGACGGCTACCGCGTCGGCGGATCAGGTGCTTGCCGGGTTGGAGGAGCTCGCCGCTTCGTCGTCGGGAGGCTAG
- a CDS encoding HAD-IIA family hydrolase — MTDHLASSYDLAIFDLDGVVFLIDKPIPGAAEAVERLRAEGTSIAYATNNASRRAADVATLLTGMGVSATPAEVLTSAGAAAALVAEHVEPGSPVLVVGAEALRGEVRDAGLTPVDSADDAPVAVVQGYGPEVGWKILSEAALAVRAGATWYATNTDRTLPSPRGPLPGNGSLIAVLRTALDREPDVVVGKPQPALFTTAASAAGAERPLAIGDRLDTDIQGAVGAGMDSLLVLTGVSGPKDLLAAPAERRPAFVAADLSGLFRPADRAAVPAAEVDGWTVTREGDRAVLDGSGDPVDALRLLCGVTWDGVAPADISAASADATEVLKSWGL; from the coding sequence GTGACCGACCACCTCGCCAGCAGCTACGACCTGGCCATCTTCGACCTGGACGGCGTCGTGTTCCTGATCGACAAGCCGATTCCGGGCGCGGCCGAGGCGGTCGAGCGGCTGCGGGCCGAGGGGACGTCGATCGCGTACGCGACGAACAACGCGTCGCGGCGGGCCGCGGATGTGGCCACGCTGCTCACCGGCATGGGCGTCAGTGCCACCCCGGCCGAGGTGCTCACCTCGGCCGGTGCGGCCGCCGCCCTCGTCGCGGAACACGTCGAGCCCGGTTCGCCGGTGCTGGTCGTGGGCGCGGAGGCGCTGCGAGGCGAGGTGCGGGACGCCGGGCTGACCCCGGTCGACTCGGCGGACGACGCGCCGGTCGCGGTGGTGCAGGGCTACGGGCCCGAGGTGGGCTGGAAGATCCTGTCCGAGGCGGCGCTCGCGGTTCGCGCGGGCGCCACCTGGTACGCGACCAACACCGACCGGACCCTGCCGAGCCCGCGCGGCCCGCTGCCGGGCAACGGCTCGCTGATCGCGGTGCTGCGGACGGCTCTCGACCGGGAGCCGGACGTGGTGGTCGGCAAGCCGCAGCCGGCGCTGTTCACCACGGCGGCCTCGGCCGCCGGGGCGGAGCGGCCGCTGGCGATCGGCGACCGGCTGGACACCGACATCCAGGGCGCGGTCGGCGCCGGGATGGACAGCCTGCTGGTCCTGACCGGGGTCAGCGGCCCCAAGGACCTGCTGGCCGCGCCGGCCGAGCGCCGCCCCGCGTTCGTGGCGGCCGACCTGTCCGGCCTGTTCCGGCCGGCCGATCGGGCCGCGGTTCCGGCGGCGGAGGTGGACGGCTGGACGGTCACCCGCGAGGGTGATCGGGCGGTCCTCGACGGCTCCGGTGACCCGGTCGACGCACTTCGTCTGCTGTGCGGGGTGACCTGGGACGGCGTTGCGCCGGCCGACATCTCGGCGGCTTCCGCGGACGCCACCGAGGTCCTGAAGAGCTGGGGTCTCTGA
- a CDS encoding Replicase polyprotein 1ab encodes MAFQAPALPDEIVATDLDQEVRGELAALSRDVADTVARHLVAAGTIIEEDSELALQHAIAARRMASRIAVVREAVGLAAYAAGDWTTAIAELRTYHRMTGKQTHLAELADCERALGRPERAIDLFRGADVANLEKSGAIELLIVAAGARGDLGQHDAAVAMLQVKELTAEETAEWAARLRYAYADALLAAGRREEAREWFGRAAAVDEDQLTDAADRVLELDGVTIEGDDDEDDEDDEDDEELDDEARDSAGDSDEDDDEDQDDDSDDADEDDDEDLDDEPEAELDEDDDDSDDEDDDDLEDDEDDEDEEPARAADTDVNTDPVKAEKSEKHEVPAAVFEAPKADTDSDRDETDGDEFAGRGEDRPKA; translated from the coding sequence GTGGCCTTCCAGGCTCCGGCTCTCCCCGACGAGATCGTCGCGACCGACCTCGACCAGGAGGTTCGCGGCGAGCTGGCCGCGCTGTCCCGGGACGTGGCGGACACCGTCGCGCGTCACCTGGTGGCGGCCGGCACCATCATCGAAGAGGACTCCGAGCTGGCTCTGCAGCACGCGATCGCGGCGCGGCGGATGGCCTCGCGGATCGCCGTGGTGCGCGAGGCCGTCGGCCTGGCGGCGTACGCGGCCGGTGACTGGACCACGGCGATCGCCGAGCTCCGCACCTACCACCGGATGACCGGCAAGCAGACGCACCTGGCCGAGCTGGCCGACTGCGAGCGGGCGCTGGGCCGTCCGGAGCGGGCGATCGACCTGTTCCGTGGCGCCGACGTCGCGAACCTGGAGAAGTCCGGGGCGATCGAGCTGCTGATCGTGGCGGCCGGCGCCCGTGGTGACCTCGGTCAGCACGACGCGGCCGTGGCGATGCTCCAGGTCAAGGAACTGACCGCCGAGGAGACCGCCGAGTGGGCGGCGCGACTGCGGTATGCGTACGCGGACGCCCTGCTCGCGGCGGGTCGGCGGGAAGAGGCGCGGGAGTGGTTCGGCCGGGCCGCCGCGGTTGACGAGGACCAGCTCACCGACGCGGCGGACCGGGTTCTCGAGCTCGACGGCGTCACCATCGAGGGTGACGACGACGAGGACGACGAGGACGACGAGGACGACGAGGAGCTGGACGACGAGGCGCGGGACTCGGCCGGTGACTCGGACGAGGACGACGACGAGGACCAGGACGACGACTCGGACGATGCGGACGAGGACGACGACGAGGACCTCGACGACGAGCCCGAGGCGGAGCTCGACGAGGACGACGACGACTCGGATGACGAGGACGACGACGACCTCGAGGACGACGAGGACGACGAGGACGAGGAGCCGGCTCGCGCGGCGGACACCGACGTCAACACCGACCCGGTGAAGGCGGAGAAGTCCGAGAAGCACGAGGTTCCGGCCGCGGTCTTCGAGGCGCCGAAGGCGGACACCGATTCGGACCGGGACGAGACGGACGGCGACGAGTTCGCCGGTCGCGGTGAGGACCGGCCGAAGGCGTGA
- the tyrS gene encoding tyrosine--tRNA ligase: MTLVDDLTWRGLIQDSTDADELRKALDGGSITFYVGFDPTAASLHVGHLMQVCTAMRLQQAGHKPLLLVGGATGQIGDPRESAERTLNPPEVVESWVQRIREQLSPFVTYTGENAATLVNNLDWTGPTSVIEFLRDVGKHFPVNKMLARDVVRNRLESGISFTEFSYQLLQSNDFYQLHVRNGCTLQFGGSDQWGNITAGVDFVRRRGAGPVHAFVTPLVLKADGTKFGKTEGGAVWLDATMTSPYSFYQFWINSDDRDVSRYLRYFSSKSREELEELEKATAERPQARLAQRALAEELTALVHGEEEARQAIAASQALFGRGSLDELSADTLRAALAEAGLLSVRGELPPVGALLKDAGLVASANEARRTIGEGGAYLNNERITDGEAVVPASALLHGKFLVLRRGKRTFAGVELIA, from the coding sequence GTGACTCTCGTAGACGACCTGACGTGGCGTGGACTGATCCAGGACTCGACCGATGCCGACGAGCTGCGCAAAGCACTCGACGGTGGCTCGATCACGTTCTATGTCGGCTTCGACCCCACCGCCGCCTCGCTGCACGTCGGTCACCTCATGCAGGTCTGCACCGCGATGCGGCTGCAGCAGGCCGGCCACAAGCCGCTGCTGCTGGTCGGCGGCGCGACCGGGCAGATCGGCGACCCGCGCGAGTCCGCCGAGCGCACGCTGAACCCGCCGGAGGTGGTGGAGAGCTGGGTGCAGCGCATCCGCGAGCAGCTCTCCCCGTTCGTCACCTACACCGGGGAGAACGCCGCCACCCTGGTCAACAACCTGGACTGGACCGGCCCGACCTCGGTCATCGAGTTCCTCCGCGACGTCGGCAAGCACTTCCCGGTCAACAAGATGCTGGCCCGCGACGTGGTGCGGAACCGGCTGGAGAGCGGGATCAGCTTCACCGAGTTCAGCTACCAGCTGCTCCAGTCGAACGACTTCTACCAGCTGCACGTGCGCAACGGCTGCACGCTGCAGTTCGGCGGCTCCGACCAGTGGGGCAACATCACCGCCGGGGTCGACTTCGTCCGCCGTCGCGGCGCCGGCCCGGTGCACGCGTTCGTCACCCCGCTGGTGCTCAAGGCGGACGGCACCAAGTTCGGCAAGACCGAGGGCGGCGCGGTCTGGCTCGACGCGACGATGACCAGCCCGTACAGCTTCTACCAGTTCTGGATCAACAGCGACGACCGCGACGTCAGCAGGTACCTGCGGTACTTCAGCTCCAAGTCCCGCGAGGAGCTGGAGGAGCTGGAGAAGGCCACCGCCGAGCGCCCGCAGGCCCGGCTCGCGCAGCGCGCGCTGGCCGAGGAGCTGACCGCGCTGGTGCACGGCGAGGAGGAGGCCCGCCAGGCGATCGCCGCCAGCCAGGCCCTTTTCGGGCGAGGTTCGCTCGACGAGCTGTCCGCCGACACCTTGCGCGCCGCTCTGGCCGAGGCCGGATTGCTTTCGGTACGGGGTGAGCTGCCGCCCGTGGGTGCCCTGTTGAAGGACGCCGGCCTGGTGGCGAGCGCGAACGAGGCGCGGCGGACGATCGGTGAGGGTGGCGCCTACCTGAACAACGAGCGGATCACCGACGGTGAGGCCGTCGTCCCCGCTTCGGCGCTGCTGCACGGGAAGTTCCTGGTCCTGCGCCGCGGCAAGCGCACGTTTGCCGGCGTGGAGCTCATCGCCTGA